The genomic segment CCAATGCATGCGATGAGACTTCCATTACGAGATATTCGCTTCCAGCGTCCACCATTTCTCGCATAGCTTCCGCCAATTCAATAGGGTCGGCCGTGGTTAACCGGCTGGGCGATGTTTGTTGCAATACTCTTTTTTCAATTGTACCGAGAAGTGAAGCTTTGTAATTCAGTTTTGTTAAAATCTGCCAAATTAATGTGGCAACAGTTGTTTTTCCATTTGTGCCCGTTACACCGATAACTGTCAGTTTATCAGCGGGATCTCCTTCCATTCTTTGAGCGAGCTTGCCCAATAGTCTTCGTGTTTTTTTAACCCGGAAGACAGCTACATTTTCATCCAGCTCCAACTCTTTTTGTGATATGATGACCGCTGCTCCGCGCTCAATTGCCTCACCTATAAAATTGTGGCCGTCTGATTTGGTGCCTTTTATAGCGATAAAAATATCACCGGGTTCAATCTCCCTGGAATCCTGCCGTAGTTTCCCTATGGTTTCCGGTTCAGGACCGGAAACGGAAATCGGCTCACAAAATGCTATGAGTTCCTGGAAGTTCATGGTTTAATTAGACACTATTGATTGTGATTGATTCATGGATTTCGCTTTTCCGCGAACTGTTACGGATTTACCTTTCTCCATTAAATCTCCGGCCCTGGGAAACTGTGTGTAAATAGTTCCGGACCCGATTGTTTCAATTTCAAAGCCCCGGCTGAGTAACAGATAAGTGGCTTGTCTCATATTGAGATTCGTGAGATCAGGTATTTGAGCATAACCCTCCGGAATAGAATCCGCTGTTTGATCAGTTAACTTGATTTCCAACGGTTTGTTCGGATCAATTTCTTCGCCGGGTGCCGGGTTCTGTTCCGCTACAAACCTTCCATCTCCGGATTTCTGAAAAGGAATGCCGTTTTCTTTCAACAGGGTTGAGGCTTTCTCGTACAATAATCCTGTTAATTTGGGTGCTACAGTTGGTGCATTCTCTGTAATAACCTGCCGGGGTGCAGATTTTTGAATGGCGTTATCCATGCCAGAAACCCGGGTTGCAATTTCTTTGAAAATAGATCCCGCGGTAAATCCGCCGTAAATACTCGTTTTTGGCTCATCTAACAGTACCAGGATCACATGTTTTGGATCTTCAACCGGGAAAAAACCAACAAAGGAAGCCCGGTATTTTGTTTGATACCGGCCATCTTTAAATTTTTGAGCTGTTCCTGTTTTACCGGCAATTCGTAATCCGTCAACTGTTGCCCATCCGGCAGTCCCCGAATCAGAAACAACGTCTTCCAGGATGGGAATCAATTTTTCTATCGTCTTCTTTTTGGCGACTCGGCGAACGCTTTTGGGTTTTCGTTGCTGGAAAATATCTCCAAACTCATCCCGAATTGATTCAACTACATATGGTTTCATCATCAAGCCGTTGTTTGCAATTGCAGCATAGGCCTGCACCAACTGAATGGGAGTTACCTGTACTTCGTACCCAATAGACATCCAGGGAAGTGTTACTAAACTCCATTCATAAGGGCGCTGAAGTCGTCCCTCGGTTTCCCCGGGGAGATCGATCTGTGTGGGAGTGCCAAACCCAAGGTTTCGCGCATACTGATAAAATGATTCCGGTTCCATTCTCATCGCAATTTCGGATGTGGCAATGTTAGATGATTTTGAGATCACCTCAGGGAAGCTCAAAGTGCCAAGCGGATCATGATCGCGCATTGTCTGCCCATGAATCATTTTGTAGCCCTTATCAGGCGTTTCAAATTTTTCGTCAAAATCAACTAAACCCTGTTCGATGGCCGCAATTGCGGTAGTAATTTTAAAGGTAGAACCCGGTTCAATCTGATCGGATACAGCATAATTTCTTCGGTTTTCATTTTGAATTGTAGCCGGAGAGTTCGGGTTGAAATAGGGAAAATTAGCCATCGCTTCAATTGCCCCGGTTTTGGGATTCATAATAATTACAGTACCCTTTTCGGCCATATGACGCTCAATACCGGCCTCTAACTCCTCTTCGGCAATGGCCTGAATCTGCGAGTTGATGGTGGTATGAAGGGAGTAGCCCTGTTCCGGTTGCTTTCGGGGAGCGCCCACATAGGCAAAGATATTGTTGAATGGATCTTTGCGAACCTGTTGAAGTCCATCTGTTCCTTTCAACAGATC from the Balneolaceae bacterium genome contains:
- a CDS encoding penicillin-binding transpeptidase domain-containing protein — its product is MNDRSSIMGRMFLLFGFLLLLPTSILLQLLRVNVAEGDGLRELWNSQAIDYLSIPAQRGNIYDVTGSVLATNQVIYKVAVDPQTVGRTSQNIQRIAETLSNHTTRSTNYYKRKILNSSARSQYVVLERSVPVQTYEDLNLLDIRGLILEEEYRRNYNFGSLASHVLGFVNHELKGMAGLESEYNDLLKGTDGLQQVRKDPFNNIFAYVGAPRKQPEQGYSLHTTINSQIQAIAEEELEAGIERHMAEKGTVIIMNPKTGAIEAMANFPYFNPNSPATIQNENRRNYAVSDQIEPGSTFKITTAIAAIEQGLVDFDEKFETPDKGYKMIHGQTMRDHDPLGTLSFPEVISKSSNIATSEIAMRMEPESFYQYARNLGFGTPTQIDLPGETEGRLQRPYEWSLVTLPWMSIGYEVQVTPIQLVQAYAAIANNGLMMKPYVVESIRDEFGDIFQQRKPKSVRRVAKKKTIEKLIPILEDVVSDSGTAGWATVDGLRIAGKTGTAQKFKDGRYQTKYRASFVGFFPVEDPKHVILVLLDEPKTSIYGGFTAGSIFKEIATRVSGMDNAIQKSAPRQVITENAPTVAPKLTGLLYEKASTLLKENGIPFQKSGDGRFVAEQNPAPGEEIDPNKPLEIKLTDQTADSIPEGYAQIPDLTNLNMRQATYLLLSRGFEIETIGSGTIYTQFPRAGDLMEKGKSVTVRGKAKSMNQSQSIVSN